The Enterobacter oligotrophicus sequence CGTGCTCCAGCCCTCGGGCTGATTAAGCGTAAGAAATTTTCCCTGATGCAGCGTGATATCCCATACGTTCAGCGGGGAGAACGTGTGTGCCGGGCCCACCACGTCCTGGTAACGGCCTGCGATAACCCGCACCTCTCCGCTGTTTTCAGGCAACGCCACCACCGGGATATCGCCTTTCGTGATGCTCTGGTAACCGGGTGTGGCCATTTTGTCTTTCGCAGGCAAATTGACCCACAACTGCATCATTTTCAGTTCGCCTCCTTTCTGCGAGAACGCGCTGGAGTGGAACTCTTCATGCAGAATGCCCGCACCCGCTGTCATCCACTGCACGTCGCCGGGGCCAATGACACCACCTCTGCCGGTGGAATCACGGTGTTCGACCTCACCGGAATAGACGATGGTGACGGTTTCAAAACCACGGTGAGGGTGCTCGCCCACGCCGCGTTTTACGCCGTCTGCCGGGAAGGTATGCGGTCCCGCGTAGTCAAGCAGTAAGAACGGGCTGAGTGGTTCACCATGTGTCTGGTAAGAAAACATCGAGCGAACCGGAAAACCGTCGCCGACCCAGTGCTGACGTGGTGCGGTATAAACGCCTGTTACGTTTTTCATGATTAACTCCTGATGTTTTGTTGATGTAATTAGCTTATATTCGGAGTTAATATCCCGGTAGATAGTTAAAATGACATTCACTGTTCCATAAACAGAACAATGAGGATTTATGCAGGATCTCAACGACTTCATGTGGTTTGTGAAAGTGGTCGACTGCGGTGGGTTTGCTGCGGCGGGCAGAGTGCTCGATCAGCCTAAGTCGAAACTGAGCCGCAGGATTGCCCAGCTAGAAGCACGGCTTGGCGTGCGGCTAATACAGCGTACGACGCGTCAGTTTACGGTCACGGAAGTGGGGCAGACATTCTATCAGCACTGCAAAGCGATGCTGGTAGAAGCGGAAGCGGCGGAGGAGGCTGTCGCTGCACTG is a genomic window containing:
- a CDS encoding pirin family protein → MKNVTGVYTAPRQHWVGDGFPVRSMFSYQTHGEPLSPFLLLDYAGPHTFPADGVKRGVGEHPHRGFETVTIVYSGEVEHRDSTGRGGVIGPGDVQWMTAGAGILHEEFHSSAFSQKGGELKMMQLWVNLPAKDKMATPGYQSITKGDIPVVALPENSGEVRVIAGRYQDVVGPAHTFSPLNVWDITLHQGKFLTLNQPEGWSTALVVLEGNVVVNGTSQAGEAQLIVLSQDGDKLHLEASSDAKVLLMAGEPLNEPVVGYGPFVMNSKTEIAEAIRDFNSGRFGQI